A DNA window from Macadamia integrifolia cultivar HAES 741 chromosome 4, SCU_Mint_v3, whole genome shotgun sequence contains the following coding sequences:
- the LOC122076325 gene encoding probable 6-phosphogluconolactonase 1, giving the protein MGKTEAEVRVFHETEQLSMALAEYVIENSDAAVKERGAFSIVLSGENLIHLMGTLLKPPYERMVDWSKWHLFWADENILPKKHLDSFHREDREAFISMAPIKSENIFEVRLGVSAEKAMEEYEFTIRQEVKSRTVDVSPSSDNPRFDLILLELGEDGHVASLFPNDPVLSEESQWVACVDREGKESVTLTLPVINSAANVAIVATGSDVAESLSLALGDPLSSGSNPAQMVSPREGNLVWFVDGSAAALLPGNNGGESSST; this is encoded by the exons ATGGGGAAGACAGAGGCAGAAGTTAGAGTGTTCCATGAAACTGAACAACTCTCTATGGCACTTGCAGAATATGTGATTGAGAACTCTGATGCTGCAGTCAAGGAAAGAGGAGCATTTTCCATTGTTCTTTCTGGGGAAAATCTCATTCACCTCATGgg GACACTATTAAAGCCTCCCTATGAAAGAATGGTGGATTGGTCCAAGTGGCATCTGTTTTGGGCTGATGAGAACATTCTCCCAAAGAAACACCTCGACAGTTTCCACCGCGAAGACAGAGAAGCTTTCATTTCGatg GCTCCTATAAAATCGGAGAACATTTTCGAAGTGAGACTCGGTGTATCGGCGGAGAAGGCAATGGAGGAGTACGAGTTTACGATCAGGCAGGAGGTGAAGAGTCGGACGGTGGATGTTTCACCATCAAGCGATAATCCGAGATTCGATTTGATCTTGTTGGAGCTAGGAGAGGACGGACACGTAGCTTCGCTGTTCCCAAATGACCCTGTGTTGAGTGAGGAATCACAGTGGGTAGCATGTGTCGacagagaaggaaaggaaagcgTCACCCTCACCCTTCCTGTGATCAACTCGGCAGCCAACGTTGCGATTGTGGCTACTGGTAGTGACGTGGCTGAGAGCTTATCTTTGGCACTTGGGGACCCACTCTCTAGTGGGTCTAACCCGGCTCAGATGGTCTCGCCCAGAGAGGGAAATCTTGTCTGGTTTGTTGATGGCAGCGCTGCTGCTCTCCTCCCCGGGAACAACGGTGGGGAAAGCTCTTCCACGTAG
- the LOC122077364 gene encoding probable 6-phosphogluconolactonase 1, whose protein sequence is MGKRDPDVRVFHNTEQLSTALAEYVIENSDAAVKERGAFSIVLSGGNLIHLMRKLTKPPYVRMVDWSKWHVFWAEENILPKKHPDSFYRQAKEAFISKVAIKSENIFSVRLGVSAEKAMEEYKFSIRQVVRNRTVDVSPSSDNPRFDLILLVLGEDGHVASLFPEDPVLSEESQWVACVAREGKESVTFTLSVINSAANVAIMATGNDVAESVSLALGDPLPSGSNPAQMVSPRHGNLVWFVDGSAASLLPGNNSGESSAT, encoded by the exons ATGGGGAAGAGAGACCCAGATGTGAGAGTGTTCCATAACACTGAACAACTCTCTACTGCACTTGCAGAGTATGTGATTGAGAACTCTGATGCTGCAGTGAAGGAAAGAGGAGCATTTTCCATTGTTCTCTCTGGGGGAAATCTCATCCACCTCATgcg GAAACTAACTAAGCCTCCTTATGTAAGAATGGTGGATTGGTCCAAGTGGCATGTGTTTTGGGCTGAGGAGAACATTCTCCCAAAGAAACACCCTGACAGTTTCTACCGCCAAGCCAAAGAAGCTTTCATCTCTAAG GTTGCTATAAAATCGGAGAACATTTTCTCAGTGAGACTCGGTGTATCGGCGGAGAAGGCAATGGAGGAATACAAGTTTTCGATCAGGCAGGTGGTGAGAAATCGGACAGTGGATGTGTCACCATCAAGCGATAATCCGAGATTCGATCTGATTCTGTTGGTGTTGGGAGAAGACGGACACGTAGCTTCGTTGTTCCCAGAGGACCCTGTGTTGAGTGAGGAATCACAGTGGGTAGCATGTGTCgccagagaaggaaaagaaagcgTCACGTTCACCCTTTCTGTGATCAACTCTGCAGCCAATGTTGCGATTATGGCTACTGGTAATGACGTGGCTGAGAGCGTATCTTTAGCACTTGGGGACCCACTCCCTAGTGGGTCCAACCCGGCTCAGATGGTCTCACCCAGACATGGAAATCTTGTCTGGTTTGTTGATGGCAGTGCTGCTTCTCTCCTCCCCGGGAACAACAGCGGGGAAAGCTCCGCCACGTAG
- the LOC122076327 gene encoding uncharacterized protein LOC122076327 has translation MATSVNVDEMKWFHTIDRDIFAVLVINLGRDIAESMRIVGLWLWLEEMGYPNIILPMLSCSDTFIQTVAREAVICLNFIDRGELPASEEIPATRNLMNRNISLSFFRDNRVSAVIKISRFISEIGHKAFDDIVERAVKHRASGMGSHGRLRPTGSNIVMGGPGSAFRPYVRERQETGVRHLTPGASSSSGPPQRSEVPLGLSPDQRTLFITFSRGYPISERELRDFFNMKCGGECVEAIYFQEVFPYGQPLFARVIFRSYGTLTTILEGMDEEGKVKLWINGKHARARKYIPRREN, from the exons ATGGCCACTTCTGTTAATGTGGATGAAATGAAATGGTTCCATACCATTGACAGAGACATATTCGCTGTTCTAGTGATCAACCTGGGCCGGGATATTGCAGAGTCTATGAGGATAGTTGGGTTATGGTTGTGGCTTGAAGAGATGGGATATCCTAATATCATTCTCCCAATGCTCTCATGCTCCGACACATTCATCCAAACGGTGGCAAGAGAAGCTGTCATATGCTTGAATTTTATAGACAGAGGTGAATTACCGGCAAGCGAGGAGATCCCTGCCACTAGGAATCTCATGAATAGAAACATTTCACTCTCATTCTTTCGGGACAATAGGGTCTCAGCTGTTATTAAGATCTCTCGGTTTATCTCTGAGATTGGTCACAAAGCATTTGATGATATTGTGGAAAGAGCGGTTAAGCACCGGGCTAGTGGTATGGGTTCTCATGGTAGGCTTAGGCCCACTGGGTCAAATATTGTGATGGGTGGCCCAGGGTCTGCATTCAGGCCCTACGTAAGAGAGAGACAAGAAACTGGTGTTAGACATTTGACCCCCGGTGCATCATCTAGTTCTGGTCCTCCTCAGAGGAGTGAGGTCCCATTAGGTCTCTCACCAGACCAGAGGACCTTATTTATAACCTTCTCTAGGGGGTACCCTATTTCAGAAAGGGAACTCCGGGACTTTTTCAACAT GAAGTGTGGAGGAGAGTGTGTAGAGGCAATCTATTTCCAGGAAGTGTTTCCATATGGACAACCCTTGTTTGCTAGAGTGATTTTTAGATCATATGGGACATTGACAACTATTCTCGAGGGAATGGATGAAGAGGGAAAAGTGAAGCTGTGGATAAATGGCAAGCATGCTCGTGCCCGGAAATATATTCCCAGGAGAGAGAATTAG